Proteins encoded together in one Cicer arietinum cultivar CDC Frontier isolate Library 1 chromosome 4, Cicar.CDCFrontier_v2.0, whole genome shotgun sequence window:
- the LOC101505340 gene encoding uncharacterized protein: MYSICHKKSDGSFVNDEAKEKYEQLQAEIGKTPSPNEAFVNVFGKEHPGYVRCMGLGITPSQITTSTSHSVRSMSSSEANEKMEKMQAEIDRLKKRDSEVDMLKEQIAFLMQMQNSRDKQAMDIESPIDGRRSSESSHQPDDRGTTSLGTN; this comes from the exons ATGTATTCAATTTGTCATAAAAAGTCTGATGGGTCATTTGTCAACGACGAAGCCAAGGAAAAATAT GAACAATTGCAAGCTGAAATTGGGAAGACTCCTTCTCCAAATGAAGCATTTGTTAATGTGTTTGGAAAAGAACATCCTGGATATGTTCGTTGTATGGGACTTGGAATAACACCATCACAAATTACTACATCTACTTCTCACTCTGTAAGATCGATGTCTTCCTCTGAAGCTAATGAAAAGATGGAGAAAATGCAAGCTGAAATTGATAGGCTTAAGAAAAGGGATTCTGAAGTTGATATGTTGAAGGAGCAAATTGCTTTCTTGATGCAAATGCAAAATTCTAGAGACAAAcag gcaATGGACATAGAATCGCCAATAGATGGTAGACGTTCATCTGAGTCCAGCCACCAACCTGATGATCGTGGAACAACTTCATTAGGGACTAATTAG
- the LOC101505020 gene encoding uncharacterized protein codes for MKTEIKIFELLDNFVEEIGEQNIVQVVTNNGSNYVLAGKLLTAKRPHLFWTPCAAHCLDLMLEDIGKIAKVKIVIQKGISLVGFIYNHTLALNITGKNTDNVELVRHGVTRFATTFLTLQRLHKQKTNLRKMFTSEEWLKSKAANNPKGKKATHIVLLTVIWNDIIYTLKIMGPLVQVLRLVDNEKKPAMGYIYATMIMAKEDIRKAFNEQASKYIDVFAIVD; via the coding sequence ATGAAGACTGAGATTAAGATATTTGAGCTATTGGACAATTTTGTTGAGGAGATTGGTGAGCAAAATATTGTGCAGGTGGTTACTAACAATGGAAGTAATTATGTATTGGCTGGTAAACTACTAACTGCCAAGAGACCACATTTGTTTTGGACTCCGTGTGCTGCACATTGTCTAGACTTGATGTTAGAAGATATTGGAAAGATTGCTAAGGTTAAAATAGTTATTCAAAAAGGGATTAGTCTCGTCGGCTTCATTTATAACCACACATTGGCGTTGAACATAACGGGGAAGAACACTGACAATGTTGAGTTGGTTAGACATGGAGTCACAAGGTTTGCTACCACATTTCTTACTTTACAAAGATTGCATAAACAAAAAACCAACCTTAGAAAGATGTTCACTTCAGAAGAATGGTTGAAGTCCAAGGCAGCTAACAATCCTAAGGGAAAGAAGGCAACCCATATTGTACTTTTGACAGTAATTTGGAATGATATCATCTACACTCTTAAGATTATGGGACCTCTTGTACAAGTGTTAAGACTTGTTGATAATGAGAAAAAACCTGCAATGGGATACATATATGCAACAATGATCATGGCCAAGGAGGATATTCGAAAAGCTTTCAATGAACAAGCAAGCAAGTACATAGATGTATTTGCAATTGTTGATTAA